From the genome of Vitis riparia cultivar Riparia Gloire de Montpellier isolate 1030 chromosome 2, EGFV_Vit.rip_1.0, whole genome shotgun sequence, one region includes:
- the LOC117926838 gene encoding protein NUCLEAR FUSION DEFECTIVE 6, chloroplastic/mitochondrial-like isoform X4, with protein sequence MASSCNRFVSRASLSAVKSAIRANGRTASVNRSATPTSSPFPLPSRSTVSPLRRFSSSRTRGELGCIQSLLPLHSAVAAARMTSCLSSTSRSCKALSQDGIDGT encoded by the exons ATGGCGTCTTCGTGCAACAGATTTGTTAGCAGAGCATCGCTATCGGCTGTCAAATCCGCTATTAGAGCAAACGGTCGAACAGCTTCAGTCAATAGATCTGCCACTCCGACATCTTCACCATTCCCTCTTCCAAGCAGATCCACTGTATCTCCTCTCCGTCGATTCTCTTCATCCAG GACTAGAGGGGAACTCGGTTGTATTCAGTCTCTGTTGCCACTCCACAGTGCAGTTGCAGCAGCAAGAATGACATCATGTCTGAGCTCGACATCAAGGAGTTGCAAAGCTCTTTCTCAGG ATGGAATTGATGGTACGTGA
- the LOC117926838 gene encoding protein NUCLEAR FUSION DEFECTIVE 6, chloroplastic/mitochondrial-like isoform X5 encodes MASSCNRFVSRASLSAVKSAIRANGRTASVNRSATPTSSPFPLPSRSTVSPLRRFSSSRTRGELGCIQSLLPLHSAVAAARMTSCLSSTSRSCKALSQGT; translated from the exons ATGGCGTCTTCGTGCAACAGATTTGTTAGCAGAGCATCGCTATCGGCTGTCAAATCCGCTATTAGAGCAAACGGTCGAACAGCTTCAGTCAATAGATCTGCCACTCCGACATCTTCACCATTCCCTCTTCCAAGCAGATCCACTGTATCTCCTCTCCGTCGATTCTCTTCATCCAG GACTAGAGGGGAACTCGGTTGTATTCAGTCTCTGTTGCCACTCCACAGTGCAGTTGCAGCAGCAAGAATGACATCATGTCTGAGCTCGACATCAAGGAGTTGCAAAGCTCTTTCTCAGG GCACATGA
- the LOC117904614 gene encoding metalloendoproteinase 4-MMP, which translates to MFPVFSYVAFFFLLLSFSCFPARIIPDYLTELTVDGHNDTWRFFERFLDTGKGSQVSGMSELKKYFQRFGYLPVPNTNFTDVFDSRFETAVIMYQTKLGLPVSGKLDSKTITAIVSPRCGVSDTTPLEDVHETRHFAYFYGKPRWARVPPMTLTYSFSRENMIEYLNSSEMKSVFERAFSRWASVIPVNFTETEDFGSADIKIGFYSGDHGDGEPFDGVLGVLAHAFSPQNGRFHFDRAETWTVDFESEKSRVAVDLESVATHEIGHILGLAHSSVKEAVMYPSLSPRRKKVDLKRDDVEGVQALYGPNPNFKFSSLMESDISSNRAVGLQIRPSKWATTLVVVVALIFSLWTR; encoded by the coding sequence ATGTTTCCAGTTTTCAGTTATGTcgccttcttctttcttctcctttcctTCTCTTGCTTTCCCGCCAGAATCATACCGGACTATTTAACTGAATTAACCGTCGATGGCCATAACGACACGTGGCGCTTTTTCGAGAGGTTCCTCGATACCGGGAAGGGAAGCCAAGTCAGCGGCATGTCGGAGCTCAAAAAGTACTTTCAACGTTTCGGCTATCTTCCGGTGCCCAATACGAATTTCACCGATGTTTTCGATTCCAGGTTCGAGACCGCTGTCATCATGTACCAGACAAAACTTGGCTTGCCGGTCAGCGGAAAGCTCGACTCGAAGACGATCACCGCCATCGTGTCGCCAAGGTGCGGCGTCAGCGACACGACGCCGCTGGAGGACGTGCACGAGACGCGCCACTTCGCGTACTTTTACGGAAAACCCAGGTGGGCTCGGGTGCCTCCTATGACCCTCACCTACTCCTTTTCGCGGGAGAACATGATAGAATACTTGAACTCGTCGGAGATGAAATCGGTGTTCGAACGAGCGTTCTCGCGGTGGGCATCGGTTATCCCGGTAAACTTTACGGAGACCGAGGATTTCGGGTCAGCGGACATAAAAATAGGGTTCTACTCTGGGGATCACGGCGACGGAGAACCGTTCGATGGCGTGCTTGGAGTGCTAGCGCATGCCTTCTCGCCACAGAACGGGAGGTTCCACTTCGACAGAGCTGAAACGTGGACCGTTGATTTCGAATCTGAAAAGTCAAGGGTGGCCGTAGATTTGGAATCGGTGGCAACCCATGAAATTGGTCATATACTGGGCCTGGCCCACTCTTCAGTCAAGGAGGCAGTGATGTACCCAAGCTTGAGCCCACGGAGAAAGAAAGTGGACCTCAAGCGTGATGACGTGGAAGGGGTCCAGGCTCTCTACGGACCAAACCCGAACTTCAAGTTTAGTTCTTTGATGGAGTCCGACATTTCCTCAAATCGAGCCGTTGGATTACAAATCCGACCATCAAAGTGGGCCACCACCTTGGTAGTAGTGGTGGCTTTAATATTCTCTTTGTGGACACGATGA
- the LOC117926838 gene encoding protein NUCLEAR FUSION DEFECTIVE 6, chloroplastic/mitochondrial-like isoform X3: MASSCNRFVSRASLSAVKSAIRANGRTASVNRSATPTSSPFPLPSRSTVSPLRRFSSSRTRGELGCIQSLLPLHSAVAAARMTSCLSSTSRSCKALSQELGLSVPR; encoded by the exons ATGGCGTCTTCGTGCAACAGATTTGTTAGCAGAGCATCGCTATCGGCTGTCAAATCCGCTATTAGAGCAAACGGTCGAACAGCTTCAGTCAATAGATCTGCCACTCCGACATCTTCACCATTCCCTCTTCCAAGCAGATCCACTGTATCTCCTCTCCGTCGATTCTCTTCATCCAG GACTAGAGGGGAACTCGGTTGTATTCAGTCTCTGTTGCCACTCCACAGTGCAGTTGCAGCAGCAAGAATGACATCATGTCTGAGCTCGACATCAAGGAGTTGCAAAGCTCTTTCTCAGG AGCTTGGTCTGTCAGTTCCGAGGTGA
- the LOC117926838 gene encoding protein NUCLEAR FUSION DEFECTIVE 6, chloroplastic/mitochondrial-like isoform X2 has product MASSCNRFVSRASLSAVKSAIRANGRTASVNRSATPTSSPFPLPSRSTVSPLRRFSSSRTRGELGCIQSLLPLHSAVAAARMTSCLSSTSRSCKALSQGTLCRTSPGL; this is encoded by the exons ATGGCGTCTTCGTGCAACAGATTTGTTAGCAGAGCATCGCTATCGGCTGTCAAATCCGCTATTAGAGCAAACGGTCGAACAGCTTCAGTCAATAGATCTGCCACTCCGACATCTTCACCATTCCCTCTTCCAAGCAGATCCACTGTATCTCCTCTCCGTCGATTCTCTTCATCCAG GACTAGAGGGGAACTCGGTTGTATTCAGTCTCTGTTGCCACTCCACAGTGCAGTTGCAGCAGCAAGAATGACATCATGTCTGAGCTCGACATCAAGGAGTTGCAAAGCTCTTTCTCAGGGTACACTCTGCCGTACCTCTCCCGGCCTCTAA
- the LOC117926838 gene encoding protein NUCLEAR FUSION DEFECTIVE 6, chloroplastic/mitochondrial-like isoform X1 — translation MASSCNRFVSRASLSAVKSAIRANGRTASVNRSATPTSSPFPLPSRSTVSPLRRFSSSRTRGELGCIQSLLPLHSAVAAARMTSCLSSTSRSCKALSQDGIDELGLSVPR, via the exons ATGGCGTCTTCGTGCAACAGATTTGTTAGCAGAGCATCGCTATCGGCTGTCAAATCCGCTATTAGAGCAAACGGTCGAACAGCTTCAGTCAATAGATCTGCCACTCCGACATCTTCACCATTCCCTCTTCCAAGCAGATCCACTGTATCTCCTCTCCGTCGATTCTCTTCATCCAG GACTAGAGGGGAACTCGGTTGTATTCAGTCTCTGTTGCCACTCCACAGTGCAGTTGCAGCAGCAAGAATGACATCATGTCTGAGCTCGACATCAAGGAGTTGCAAAGCTCTTTCTCAGG ATGGAATTGATG AGCTTGGTCTGTCAGTTCCGAGGTGA